The DNA region GGAGCATAAACAACACCAGGGAATCGGAAATATGTGAGTAAGATTCCATTCGCTGGCGTATTCttgaaattcttaaatttttaaattctgaaGCTCATTCTCTCTAGGTAGAAGCCTATCAACAAAGTGGTAGTGAGACAGAGTTgattttcaatgatttttttttctgtgcagAAAACTAGACTTATACCAGTTCCCTGGACGTATCTATCTCTCATTAATGTGTTGCTAAACAGATATCGCTTCCTTGAACCATGAGTTTAGCTGATCATTTTTCCTTTCGATGTCTTTGCTTTAATTACttgtttcctttccttcttctctttttcctcgTGGTGGATGGTTGAATGCATGCACATCTTACTGAAACTTTCTTCTGCGTCCTTTAAATCTTTTCTCTTATTCAGTTAAGAACTGTGCTGAACTTTACAAATACGGCCAAACCATCAGTGGTGTTTATACAATCGACCCAGATGGTTCAGGTGCCTTTAATGTCTATTGTGACCAAACTACCgctggtggaggatggacagtgatccagaaAAGGGTGGGTGGCACTGTTAATTTCAACCGCACCTGGGAGGAGTACAAAAAGGGATTTGGTGATTTCCTCATTCACGAATTTTGGCTGGGATTGAACAAGATCCAACGCCTGACgcaaaacaagacagaaaacaaaCTTCGCGTGGATCTGGGAGTACATGCCTGCAAAACTGTTTACGCTGAGTACAAATGGTTTGGTATTGAGAATGAGACAGCTGATTACAAGTTAGCATCGGTAATATTTCACGTAAGCCAATCTATTCATCCTTAATACACGATCATTGTCATAGAtgatcgtcatcatcatcgccCTTAAATATGGTAAATCTTACAGCTCTTCACACACGTGTCTCTCAAACGACTGTATGCCTTGGGAAATATCGTTGTTATTCGTGCATTTGTATATGGTTATGCATGTCACACTCATGAGTCCAACCGTAAATAACCCATTTACTGGCAAGTTCCCTGTGACTTGGTGGCAGAAAATCCATCAAGTGACACGAAGGTCTGGGAGGTATACAAAACTAGGTGCCAGATTTGATTCTGTAACTTTGATGCTCTAGAATTCAAAAGCGTTTTCAGAAACATCGCCCTCATAAGTAACAGTATGTCATAGTTTTATACACAATAACGGATAATTGTCAAATGTgaagctaaaatatatttaagtttatttttttactccTTCCTCTTTTTGTACAGCTGCAACTGTTCACGATTCCCTCTCCATTCATAATGGCACGTTATTTAGTACATGGGATAGACATCCAGCTAATCATGATTGTGCACGGAAATATTGGGGAGGATGGTGGTACCTGTACATTGATGGAGTTTGTACTGCTTATTCAAATCTTAACAGCATCTATCATCATCGTGGAAGTTCTTACACATTTTTCTGGACAAATTAACTGCTAAAGCTGCTAAAACCAATCCCAAAACTTCTCAAATGAAAGTCAGACCAGCCGACTTGCCCTGAACCCTTCCCCCTGAGAGACCGATAATTTTGTTGCGGGAAGATTTTTTGTGTCTCATGTAACGATTTTTTGTACGAAATAGTTTACCGAATCTTCTTACAATACTCTGTAATATTCTTGGTGGTTTGATAAATTTATCTACGATTTATCAGGCAACTTGATTGATTTGATGAGTCTTTTTGTGGATATAAAAAGCAGAATTTTGTTGTTACCTGAACTGAAGTTTGAACCGGTGAACTAAATATGTCCTTGCTGTAAATTTTAGATCTAAAAATAACTTCCGAACGGCATCAATTAAAATTAGGTCAAGTCGACTTCATTCTGAATGATGTATTTGAGGTCAATTGTAAACGTTTTGCGAAAACGTTGAGAAAAATTTTGTGCAGTAAATAAATGAAGTCATGAAAACTTATTGTATGAATGNNNNNNNNNNNNNNNNNNNNNNNNNNNNNNNNNNNNNNNNNNNNNNNNNNNNNNNNNNNNNNNNNNNNNNNNNNNNNNNNNNNNNNNNNNNNNNNNNNNNGAAGATTTTTTGTGTCATGAAACAATTGTTTGTATGAAATAATCTACCAGATTCCTCATACaaaaggctctgtagtattccgGGGGGTTTGATAAAGCTAGTTATGATAATATCAGGCAACTTGATTGATTTGATGAGTCTTTTGATGGATATAAACCCAAAAGTTGGTAACCTCATTATGGAATTCTTCTAATTTGGATCAATCAACGCGAACCAAGGTTCAGTGATTTTTCAAGGCGTTGCGATCAAACCCTGTCCTTAATAGAAAATAAATCGTAGCTAAAGTTATCTTAATTAGATCTCTTATCTAAATAATTATTCATCTTTGAAATTCATCGAACGGAACTCAGAACCAGCTTATCCAATCTAAAAATGACCTTTAACGCATCGATTTATCGCTAGATCTGCACGTTTTCAATTCTCGCCTAGTGACTTTGTACTTCAGAGGTAATGAAATAACTTAAAGATACAATGTTACACCCTTTGATCACCAGCCGAATGACTATAATGGTGTTTCAGGCACAGTCCTGTGCCCATGTAAAATCTTGTTTCCAGCTGTGTATGTCAGTGTAAACAACTCCATCTTTTACAAATCAGTAACCACTATTTCCGTAAGGAAATGAAGTTGTACAAAGATTCCCACACTTCTCTTCCTTTTTCAGCAACATCAACTAAGCATACTTCTGAAAGATAATATGTACTCCTTGCCCGCATTGGTAATATTGATGAATGCTGTTTTTTTTGAAagttagaaataaaatttaatcatattttaacagcctttttttgttgttctgttGAAATTTATACAGCAAACAATTTAGCCATCTCTCACTgaagttttcaatttccttttgattttaCGAAAAGACTTAAAAGTCCTCGTAATAGTGCAAAAgaattgtttatatttacaacaagTTGCATAGAGGGCAACAACTTGATTTAAATGAAGAACAGTGCTCGGTATTAACTTATTTGCGCCTCTTTCCTATCACAACCGTCAGAAAATGTATTTCATACTTCACTCAAACAAGTGAAGCATTACCTTTTTTGCGTCAACCAGATTGCTCGCCTCTAACAATGACGTTCATTAACCGTGCATTGGTGTTCTTTACAACCCTCTCACGCCATTACATTTCGTACACAAACCAATCATTAAAAGAGTTTTAAGGAAAGTCCAGTCGGTCTGATCTTCAGTTCAGTTATTTGTGGGCGCAGTTTTTTTCAGCGTTAGCTGGGATCCACACACGCATATACAACACCGTTGAGATTTTGAATCTTCACCTGAAACACCATTTACATTGGTATCACCAACCTCCACTGCATCGTATTAGAAGCGGGAGCTTTATCCCAGGTGACAACTAGGACCATTATGAAGACTGAGTAGAGTCCACGCATTAACTGTCTTTTCTAAGCAAAAGAAGTTTTAGGAAATACGCGGTGATATACAGTATATAGCCAGCCGTAGACCACTTAATTATTTAGGAGCAGGAGATAAAGTAGGAACTCAAATGTTACGATCTCGGCTACATCACTGTTGAAAAGGAAACGAGCAAGACAAAAATAGTTCCGTTTTGGTATGTTTAACTACCGGTGACTCTTCTTCAGTTTTGAGAAGGCATTTCCATGACTCAGAACTTCTCGCTGTAACACCGTCGTTTGGCCAACGTGATGGGTAAATACAAGTTGCTTGTTTAGAGGAAAATTGGTCATTTGTTGCTAGAGACTTACAACGTTGCTACCCATAATTGTGATTGTATTGAGCTGGTGATAATGTTATTAATATTCGCCAACTACTTAAAAGATTTCCGATGATAAGCTGTTCTTTGCTTCTTCCTTCCAATTTTTAGTCACGCATACTCAGCgcaaaccattttgtttttagttaCTCCCAGATCTACACAAAGCTTGGCTGTGACCTATTTCTTGTCAGATGGCGATCTTTTTCAATCCAA from Pocillopora verrucosa isolate sample1 chromosome 1, ASM3666991v2, whole genome shotgun sequence includes:
- the LOC131798106 gene encoding LOW QUALITY PROTEIN: ryncolin-4-like (The sequence of the model RefSeq protein was modified relative to this genomic sequence to represent the inferred CDS: inserted 2 bases in 2 codons), with protein sequence MSVSLSSTLVLGVALVVASQMLSETRAAQIGSINNTRESEIFKNCAELYKYGQTISGVYTIDPDGSGAFNVYCDQTTAGGGWTVIQKRVGGTVNFNRTWEEYKKGFGDFLIHEFWLGLNKIQRLTQNKTENKLRVDLGVHACKTVYAEYKWFGIENETADYKLXIGNISPATVHDSLSIHNGTLFSTWDRHPANHDCARKYWGGWWYLYIDGVCTAYSNLNSIYHHRGSSYTFFWTXLTAKAAKTNPKTSQMKVRPADLP